A DNA window from Maribellus comscasis contains the following coding sequences:
- a CDS encoding alpha/beta fold hydrolase, translating to MIQSKNINGLNIRFKKTGEGATVLLLHGWGCDLKIFERVQNELEKKFQVYSIDFPGFGESDPPKEIWGVEEYTQFIESFIKTENIKNPILIGHSFGGRVSILFSSRNKTEKVILVGSAGVKPKRKLKYYFKVYTYKTIKKIVLLLFSSQKANAILENYRKKNGSSDYQNANGIIRDILVKVVNEDLKHVMPKMKSPTLLIWGENDTETSVSDAKIMEKLIPDAGLVVLKNSGHYSFLEKLNEFLIIVNNFLTAKKEH from the coding sequence ATGATACAAAGCAAAAATATCAATGGATTAAATATCAGATTCAAAAAAACGGGAGAAGGTGCAACTGTATTGCTGCTGCATGGCTGGGGCTGCGATTTAAAAATCTTTGAAAGGGTTCAAAATGAATTGGAAAAAAAATTTCAGGTTTATTCTATCGATTTTCCCGGATTTGGAGAAAGCGATCCTCCAAAAGAAATATGGGGAGTTGAGGAATACACGCAGTTTATTGAGTCTTTTATTAAAACAGAAAACATTAAAAATCCAATTTTGATTGGTCATTCTTTTGGCGGCAGGGTTTCAATTTTGTTTTCTTCCAGAAATAAAACCGAAAAGGTAATTTTAGTTGGTAGCGCAGGCGTAAAGCCCAAACGAAAGCTAAAATACTATTTTAAAGTTTATACCTATAAAACAATTAAAAAAATAGTTCTTTTGTTATTTAGCAGTCAAAAAGCAAATGCGATATTGGAAAACTACCGAAAAAAGAACGGTTCAAGCGATTATCAAAATGCAAACGGAATAATCCGGGATATTTTAGTAAAAGTAGTAAACGAGGATTTAAAACACGTGATGCCAAAAATGAAATCGCCAACCTTATTAATTTGGGGAGAAAATGATACAGAAACATCAGTATCCGATGCAAAAATTATGGAAAAACTAATTCCCGATGCCGGCCTTGTGGTATTAAAAAACAGCGGACATTATAGCTTTTTAGAAAAACTAAATGAGTTTTTAATTATAGTAAACAATTTTCTTACAGCAAAAAAGGAACATTGA
- a CDS encoding UDP-N-acetylmuramoyl-tripeptide--D-alanyl-D-alanine ligase, with protein MEQIVVIVSFLALFAFIHAKLQYELHMMQLNSYRNKRYYRWLRKYLFEQKRVVELIFCIIIALVFFTKINYATVITVIVLYSFLSYSYFSKKQKKPLVYTKRAKRLYVALWILTLTPIIVTAVFLGVSEKTALIGCGIIVFSFLIIGFANIILQPVEKKINNWYYKDAQRILKQMPELLIIGITGSYGKTSTKHFLHRILSEKYNVLMTPGSFNTTMGVIRTIREYLKPTHQVFIVEMGAKQIGDIKEICDLVNPKYGILTAVGEQHLETFKTIENVQKTKFELIDSLPPDGLGILNADYEYIRNKKVDNCKTLYYSTQTTESDYSVANIKYSKKGAAFNILQKTDNIGEFETKLLGDYNLSNILASVILAGHLKVDLENISYAIKKMVPVQHRMEIKKNNNGITIIDDAFNSNPVGAKMALNVLKNIEGTRKIIITPGMIELADKQDFYNRIFGKQISDACDYVVLVGKQITQPIYEGLVETGYKTENIYIAQNFTEASQHISKFVKSGDVILYENDLPDTYEK; from the coding sequence ATGGAACAAATAGTAGTGATAGTAAGCTTTTTAGCGCTATTTGCGTTTATTCATGCCAAGTTGCAATACGAATTGCATATGATGCAATTAAATTCATACAGAAACAAACGATACTACAGATGGCTGCGAAAATATTTATTTGAACAAAAAAGAGTTGTCGAGCTCATATTTTGCATAATAATTGCCCTGGTATTTTTTACAAAAATCAATTATGCAACAGTTATTACAGTAATTGTGCTGTATTCGTTTTTGTCGTACAGCTATTTTTCAAAAAAACAAAAGAAACCGCTGGTATATACCAAAAGAGCAAAACGACTTTATGTTGCTCTGTGGATTTTAACGCTCACACCAATTATTGTTACAGCTGTTTTTTTAGGAGTTTCAGAGAAAACGGCGTTAATCGGATGCGGTATAATCGTTTTCTCTTTTCTGATTATCGGTTTTGCAAATATCATTCTGCAACCTGTTGAAAAGAAAATAAATAACTGGTATTATAAAGATGCACAGCGCATTCTTAAACAAATGCCGGAGTTGTTGATAATAGGGATAACAGGTAGTTATGGAAAAACAAGCACAAAACATTTTCTCCACAGAATTTTGTCAGAAAAATATAATGTTTTGATGACGCCCGGCAGCTTTAATACAACAATGGGAGTTATCCGAACTATAAGGGAATATCTAAAACCAACACACCAGGTTTTTATTGTGGAAATGGGAGCAAAACAAATCGGCGATATCAAAGAAATTTGCGATTTGGTCAACCCAAAATACGGTATTCTTACAGCCGTAGGCGAGCAGCACCTTGAAACCTTTAAAACAATTGAAAATGTTCAAAAAACAAAATTTGAGCTCATCGATTCATTACCCCCCGACGGATTAGGCATTTTAAATGCAGATTATGAGTACATCAGGAACAAAAAAGTAGATAATTGCAAAACTCTTTATTACTCCACGCAAACAACAGAATCCGATTACAGTGTCGCAAATATCAAATACAGCAAAAAAGGAGCAGCTTTTAATATTCTGCAAAAAACAGACAACATCGGTGAGTTTGAAACAAAACTTTTGGGCGATTATAATTTGTCGAATATTCTTGCATCCGTGATTTTAGCAGGACATTTAAAAGTTGATTTGGAAAATATTTCCTACGCAATAAAAAAAATGGTTCCTGTTCAGCACCGGATGGAAATAAAAAAGAATAACAACGGCATAACAATTATTGACGATGCTTTTAATTCCAACCCGGTAGGTGCAAAAATGGCTTTAAATGTTCTGAAAAATATTGAAGGAACCAGAAAAATTATAATAACACCCGGAATGATTGAACTTGCAGACAAACAAGATTTTTACAATCGAATCTTTGGAAAACAAATTTCGGATGCCTGTGATTATGTGGTTTTGGTGGGAAAACAAATTACGCAACCTATTTATGAAGGATTGGTTGAGACGGGGTATAAAACAGAAAATATTTACATTGCACAGAACTTTACGGAGGCAAGTCAGCATATAAGTAAATTTGTTAAATCGGGTGATGTAATATTATATGAAAATGATTTACCCGACACGTACGAAAAATAA